The Tamandua tetradactyla isolate mTamTet1 chromosome 23, mTamTet1.pri, whole genome shotgun sequence genomic interval GGGCTGTGAGCGCACACCTGGGGGGTGGACCCGCCCCCACTGCACCTGCCTCCTCAGCTCTTCAACACCTTCCCATGGCTTGGGACCCTCCTGCGGCTGCACCAGCCCGTCCTGCGCAAGACTGAGGAGGTGGGCACCATTCTGAGGGCCCTCCTGGGGGCACGGCCACCCCCCACGCCTGGCGGAGGCCCCCCGCAGAGCTACCTGGACGCCCTGCTTCAGCAGTGCCAGGTGGGGAGGTGCCCCTGCTGACCACGCTCGCCGGGGCGTCCTGGGGCCTCTAGGAAGcagtgggctggggaggggccagcCCAAATCCTGCACCACCTGGCTGGGgcgtctctgggcctcagttttctcatctgtgaaaggcGGGGCTCACAGTGCCTGCCTCGGGTGAGCGTGTACCCGAGGACAGCAGGTGCTCCTGGCGCCATCTGTCCTTCCGCTGTTGTCTGTCCTTCCTGAGCCAGGGCTGGGTTGGGGTCCAAGGTGGGGGAGAAGGCCCCGCGTCCGCCCGTCCAGCCCGGCCCACCCTGCCTCTCTGCAGCGGGAAGACCCCGAAAGCCCATTTGCAGAGGACGACGCCGTGGCCTGTGCCCTGGACATGGTCATGGCCGGCACTGAGACCACCTCCGCCACGCTGCAGTGGGCCGCCCTGCTCATGGCCAAGCACCCCGACGTGCAGTGtgagccccctccccctccccctcccccctcggCGGGCGGCCCGACACGAGCCCTGCCCTTGCCCACAGGCCGGGTGCAGGAGGAGCTGGACCGCGTACTCGGCCGTGAGCGGCAGCCGCAGCCCCGGGACATGCAGGCACTGCCCTATACCAACGCCGTGCTCCACGAGGTGCAGCGCTTCATCACCCTGCTGCCGCACGCGCCCCGCTGCACCACTGCCGACACCCTGCTGGGCGGCTATCTGCTCCCCAAGGTGGACTGCCAGGCCGCACCCGGCAGGGGAAAGGGGTTCAGGGGCGAGGAGAAGGGGCGGTGCTGACCTGGGTCCCTCGCAGTCTGATCTGGGGGGTCCTTTATGGACAACCTTGGGGGTCACCTGGCTGCCAGGTGCCTCACCTGCAAACGGGGCGTATACCCATGGgtcccccgccccctgcccagcCTGCCCTGCTTGGAACATTCCGGGCCCCTGTCAGCACTCCCGTTTGTGAACAGCCTGCGTGGAGGAAGTCCCTGGAGCAGCGAGGGGTCTCAGGCggcacaccccctccccccacagggcACCCCTGTACTCCCTCTGCTGACCTCTGTGCTCCTGGACAAGACACAGTGGGAGACCCCAGACCAGTTCAACCCAGGCCACTTCCTGGGCGCGGACGGGCAGTTCCTGAAGCGGGATGCCTTCCTGCCCTTCTCTGCAGGTGCCCTGGCCCCGtggcgggtggggggtgggcacggCGGCATCGGGGCCCACACTACTCCAGATTGCCAGGGCCCTCGGCAGCCCTGGGCTGGCCCCCAGGGACCTGGGTGATGCTCAGTCAGGTGAGAGTCCCCCAGTTCCCCCCTTCAGCACGCCCTCTGCTGTCTCCTGGGCCCAccctaccccccccccaccctgagATGACCCGCCCCCGGCCAGACCTGGGCACTGAGGAGGCCTCAGAGGCTGCTCCTCCACAGCAGCCCTCCCTCTAAGGGGGACCCCAGGCCCTCCCACTCCAGGGGTCTTGCCCTCCCCACACCCAGCAGGCAGGACAGGGCTCAACTGCAGAAAGGACAAAAGAGCAGGTGGAGGGTCCGCCCCAGGTGGCTCTGCCCCCCAGAGTCCGTCTCTGTTCTCCCTCCACCTCCCAGGGCCCCGGCCCTTGCCCCACACGACCCCGCCAAGGCCCCACACCCCGATTCCACAGGAGGAGCCCGGGACCGGCCCTCTGCATGTAGCCCTGCGGGAAGGGAAAGGGCCGCCCGCAGCGTCGTCTCCCCGCAGGGCGCCGAGTCTGCGTGGGGGAGAGCCTCGCCAGGACCGAGCTGTTCCTGCTGCTGGCCGGCCTGCTCCAGAGGTACCACCTGCGGCCCCCGCCCGGCTTCGGCCCCGCCGCGCTCGACACCACGCCCGCCCCCGCCTTCACCCTGCGGCCGC includes:
- the CYP2W1 gene encoding cytochrome P450 2W1, with protein sequence MLPALPALPAEGPLLLGLLLGLLGLLGLWGLCRAWPRTRPPGPAPWWPPGPRPLPLLGNLHLLGLRRQDRALMELSEQYGPVFTVHLGQQKVVVLAGYEAVRAALLDAPQELTARPPIPIFQLIQGGRGIFFSSGARWRAARKLTVRTLHHLGLAEGPGAARVLEELRCLCGLLDSYGGRPFPLALLGWAPSNVTFALLLGQRLHYQDPLFVSLLGLINDVMVLLGSPWLQLFNTFPWLGTLLRLHQPVLRKTEEVGTILRALLGARPPPTPGGGPPQSYLDALLQQCQREDPESPFAEDDAVACALDMVMAGTETTSATLQWAALLMAKHPDVQCRVQEELDRVLGRERQPQPRDMQALPYTNAVLHEVQRFITLLPHAPRCTTADTLLGGYLLPKGTPVLPLLTSVLLDKTQWETPDQFNPGHFLGADGQFLKRDAFLPFSAGRRVCVGESLARTELFLLLAGLLQRYHLRPPPGFGPAALDTTPAPAFTLRPRAQALRVLLRP